The genome window ACCAGTTGCCCCACCCCACGTCCGATCTTTCCGAGATAGAAGTTATGGGCACCGATCGGCCCGAGGAAGAAGGCGAAGAGAGCGGCGGCGATCTTCGTCTTCGATGACACCCCGGTCGTCTGTCCCCCGACGAAGCCGCCCTGGTCCGGGTAGAAGCTGCCCTGGTCCGGATAGAAGCCGCCCTGCTGTGCGTATCCCCCGAAACTCTGCGGTGCCTGCTGAGCCGACTGAATCGGCGCGGCCTGCTGATAGGAATCCGGCACATAACCGGCTCCGCCGTACCCGGTGTTCTGCTGGTAGTCGGTGTGCTGCGTGTTCTGGAACCCCTGCGTGTTCTGGAACCCCTGGGTGTTCCACCCCGGATCATTCCAGCTGCCTGGACCTGTCATCACTGTCTCCTCACCCGATGTGACGACATACGCCGCCGCTACGCACCACATCCTAAGGTTGGTACGGAAGGGAGCGCACACGCCTCGGCGCCCCGAAATCAGGGAGCAGTTACCGACACACCGGTAAAAAATCCGGTGCTACTGCACCGCGCGACCCTCATTGTCGAAGGCGTAGGTCCGGGCACCGGCGAGGATCATGACGAACTCGACGAAGGCCCAGATCGAGACGACGGCAATCATGACGATGGCGATGATGACGAGAATCATGCCGACCACGATGAGTGACTCGGAACCGGAGGAGTACGTGTAGCTGCTGTATGAGCTGTAGGTATCACCCACCCCCGACTGGACCACAGCCATCCCGCTGAAAAGCAGGAGCCAGCCGATGATCGTCATGGCCAACTGGGCGACCGCCCTACCGGTCTTCCCGAAGTAGAAGTTGTGTGCCCCGAGGGTGCCAAAGAAGAAGCCCAGCAATGCTCCGGTAATTTTCGTCTTCGAGGAAACGCCATAGCCCTGCCCGTAACCCTGGCCATAGCTCTGACCATAACCCTGGCTGTAACCCTGGCTGTAACCCTGGCTGTAACCCTGGC of Corynebacterium terpenotabidum Y-11 contains these proteins:
- a CDS encoding TM2 domain-containing protein, which encodes MTGPGSWNDPGWNTQGFQNTQGFQNTQHTDYQQNTGYGGAGYVPDSYQQAAPIQSAQQAPQSFGGYAQQGGFYPDQGSFYPDQGGFVGGQTTGVSSKTKIAAALFAFFLGPIGAHNFYLGKIGRGVGQLVMTVIGWIAYFCGTAMVAAGQPSLTELSLGDPDLVRWGDIIVVFGGGIIVAAWIWAMIEFIMILAGTRSYAYDRQGMLIR
- a CDS encoding TM2 domain-containing protein, translating into MSNYDPSASSNGNQPSQPWQSSGYPGAYQGQGAQGGYPANNQAGYPAAGGYGQGYGQSYGQGYSQGYSQGYSQGYGQSYGQGYGQGYGVSSKTKITGALLGFFFGTLGAHNFYFGKTGRAVAQLAMTIIGWLLLFSGMAVVQSGVGDTYSSYSSYTYSSGSESLIVVGMILVIIAIVMIAVVSIWAFVEFVMILAGARTYAFDNEGRAVQ